The Acidimicrobiia bacterium region GCGGGTCAGGGTCTGCACCTGCCGCCACGAACCGAAGTCCTCGATCCCCAGTGGCCCGTAGGCTCTGGCGAGTCCGCCGGTGGGGAGAACGTGATTGGCCCCGGTGGCGTAGTCGCCGGCTGACTCGGGCGACCAACGGCCCACATACACCGAACCTGCCCCCCGGATCCGCTTGGCGTCCGCCTGAGGGTCGGCGGTAAGGATCGTGGCGTGTTCGGGGGCGTAGTCGTCGACGAACGAGATTGCGTCTTCGTGGGAAGGTGCGAGCACCATCAGGCCGTGGTCGGCCAGGGCTACTTCGAGGATGTCGGAGCGGGACAGTTGGGTGAGCAGTGCTTCCAATTCCACCTCGACCCTGTCGAACAGCGTGCCGTCGGCAGTGACCAGCACCGCCGGCGAGTCGGGACCATGTTCGGCCTGTGACAGCAGATCGACGGCGACCAGACGAGGGTCCGCAGTCTCATCGGCCAGTACGCACACTTCGCTGGGCCCGGCCGGGAGGTCGATGCCGCACTCCCCGAACACATACAGTTTGGCGGCGGTCACCCAGGCGTTGCCGGGTCCGACGATCTTGTCTACCGGACGGATCGTCTCCGTGCCGTAGGCGAGAGCCGCGATGCCCTGTGCTCCGCCCACGATGTACATCTCGTCGACTTCCAGCAACGCGGCTGCGGCCAGCAGGGTGTCCGATACTTCGCCGTCCGGCCCGGCTGGGCTGACCACGACGACTTCCTCGACCCCGGCGAGGCGGGCAGGCGTGACGGTCATGATCAGCGTCGATGGGTAGGCCGCCTTGCCGCCGGGTACGTAGGCGCCGACCCGCTGCAATGGAGACCAGCGGCGGGCGATTTCCACTCCGGGGACGGTTTCGATGATCCGATCCTCTGGTATCTGTGATCGGTGATAGGTGGAAACATTGGAGATGGCGGTCTCGAGCGCCAGACGCTCCTCGGACGAAATTGAGGCGAGCGCCGTATCCATCTCGGCGCGGGTGACCTGCATCCGGCCCGGCCGTCCGCCGCCGAAACGTTCGGAGGTGGCCGCCAGGGCCGCGTCGCCGCCGCTTCGTATCTCTTCGCAGATGACCGCCGCCCCCGCCCGCACGTTCGGGTCGACTACTGCCGAGCGGCGAACGATCCGCCGTCTGGCGGCCGGGGACAGGTCGCCGAGGACGATCCGCTGCATGATCGGGGTGCTCATGCGATCAACTGCTGGATGCGGAGGACGAGGATGTCGCGCCCGCCCAGTGCTTTGAGGTCGGGGAGGACGTTCCACACGTCGTCGGCGTCGACCACTGAGTGGACGGCTACCCATCCTTCTTCGGCGAGGGGAACGACGGTGGGGGACTCCATGCCGGGGATGATCTCTGCCATCTTGTCGACGGCGCCTGCCGGAGCGTTGAGGAGTAGGTAGCGTTTGCCGCGGCCGGCCACGACCGCGGAGAGGGCGGTGACCACTTGCTCGACCTCCGTGGAACGCTCGCGAATCGCAGTGGGATTCGCTGCCAGAACGGCCTGGGATTCGAGGATCGTTCCGACCGGTTGGAGACCGTTCACCATCAGCGTGCTGCCGGTGGAGACGAGATCCACCACCGCGTCCGCAACGTCGAGTTTGGGAGCTACCTCAACGGAACCTTTGAGCGGAACGATCGTCACGTCGATGCCGCGGCCGGCGAAGAAGTCGGCCGTCACCCGGGGGTGCGATGTCGCCACCCGGAATCCGGCGAAGTCCTCTGCCTTGTCGGCTTCGACGGCACGGGGGACGGCGGCAACCAGGCGGCAGCGGCCGTAGCCCAGTTCGGCCAGCACGGGCAGTCCATTGCCGTGTTCGGCCAGAAGGTCCTGACCGGTGATCCCCAACTCGGCAACGCCGTCGGCGACCATCTCCGGTATGTCGTCTGCCCGGACGAAGAGCAGTTCGAGGTCGACGTTGTGGACGACGACCGACAGGGCTCGTTCCGTCTTCTCGAAGACGAGCCCGGCGTCGCGCAGCAAGGTGGCGGTTGGCTGCTCGAGGCGTCCCTTGTTGGGGACGGCGAGTCTGAGGGTGCGGGTCATGAGGGTTCCGATCCGGCCAGGCGGTCTAGTACCAGGCGATAGCCGCTCATTCCGTGCTGGCGCCACTGGTTGACCCGAGTGATGGTGGCGGTCGAGACGCCCATGTCTTCGGCGATCTGCCGGTAGGGGACACCATCTTCGAGCTTGCGCACGATCGCCCATCGCTGTCCCAGTTCGGTGAGTTCGTTGAAAGTGAGGAGGTCGCGGAAGAACCGGGCTACCTCATCGGTGTCCTCGAGGGTGAGCACTGCTTCGAACAGCGCCTCGGTGTCGGGGTTCCTCCACTCGTCACGGGGGTCCATCTGGATCCTCTTCAGTAAGCTGTGATAGCAGACTAGCGTTTTAGCACACTAATACACAACATTTATGGAAAGACACAGAAGGAGCGATCGGTCCCCCGCAGGGTGTCACGTCGCGGGTTCGTGCGAGACACTTCCATTCAACGTGTCCTCTCCCGCGAAGCGGGGGAGGTGGTTTCG contains the following coding sequences:
- the hisD gene encoding histidinol dehydrogenase; amino-acid sequence: MSTPIMQRIVLGDLSPAARRRIVRRSAVVDPNVRAGAAVICEEIRSGGDAALAATSERFGGGRPGRMQVTRAEMDTALASISSEERLALETAISNVSTYHRSQIPEDRIIETVPGVEIARRWSPLQRVGAYVPGGKAAYPSTLIMTVTPARLAGVEEVVVVSPAGPDGEVSDTLLAAAALLEVDEMYIVGGAQGIAALAYGTETIRPVDKIVGPGNAWVTAAKLYVFGECGIDLPAGPSEVCVLADETADPRLVAVDLLSQAEHGPDSPAVLVTADGTLFDRVEVELEALLTQLSRSDILEVALADHGLMVLAPSHEDAISFVDDYAPEHATILTADPQADAKRIRGAGSVYVGRWSPESAGDYATGANHVLPTGGLARAYGPLGIEDFGSWRQVQTLTRAGLGRLRPTITCLADAEGLTAHKLAADLRFEAGEES
- the hisG gene encoding ATP phosphoribosyltransferase codes for the protein MTRTLRLAVPNKGRLEQPTATLLRDAGLVFEKTERALSVVVHNVDLELLFVRADDIPEMVADGVAELGITGQDLLAEHGNGLPVLAELGYGRCRLVAAVPRAVEADKAEDFAGFRVATSHPRVTADFFAGRGIDVTIVPLKGSVEVAPKLDVADAVVDLVSTGSTLMVNGLQPVGTILESQAVLAANPTAIRERSTEVEQVVTALSAVVAGRGKRYLLLNAPAGAVDKMAEIIPGMESPTVVPLAEEGWVAVHSVVDADDVWNVLPDLKALGGRDILVLRIQQLIA
- a CDS encoding YerC/YecD family TrpR-related protein — protein: MDPRDEWRNPDTEALFEAVLTLEDTDEVARFFRDLLTFNELTELGQRWAIVRKLEDGVPYRQIAEDMGVSTATITRVNQWRQHGMSGYRLVLDRLAGSEPS